The Lactuca sativa cultivar Salinas chromosome 2, Lsat_Salinas_v11, whole genome shotgun sequence genome includes the window TTGATGCACAATATAGATTGaattgttttaaatgaaattgttattgtaaaacatttttttttatcgtATGACTAATTTAGTTGTATGAATTTTATTTTCAATGTTATAagactattattattaaaattttggtgttgaaaaatcattttaagtttgtaaaataattttatttaaaatttagtttatttcagcagcctgcagacgttaaaaaacaaacagtcttcttattgcagactgcagacgtttggtccacctcttctgctgcagagacttgcagatgtggtccgcagactgcagacattttggcttcagaaaaacaaacaacatcTAACTCGAGGTAATTTCATGTGGTGCTGGAACCAGTTGGAAAACGAGTGTGAAGGTTTGGCTGCGGGATTTAgaattttcagaaaaaaaaaagagagagaaacaTGAAGCTCTAGTCGGTGTGTGAGGCTACCATGATATCAATGGTGAAGGTGAATGAAGATTGAGAAttaaaaagagaaagaaaaagagaaaattTTATGTGTATCTGTTGAGCCGAAAAGCACCTGATGGTGAAGATGGGTCTTGATAGCTTGAGGATTCCATATGGGTTTAATTTGTGATGGTGAAAAGCAGAAAAGAAACACACTGTGtggctttaattttttttttatgttatattaattaaattaaaaaatatatttgtgtaatattaaaaaaatgtttgtttaataaaataaaataattagattaaattagaaaaagaaaataaaaatactaTAAAATGTTAGGAGTGTTACCACTCCTTACCAAATGTTAACATTAGGTGCTAAATTGAGAAAAATGAGTTGGCATTAAGAAAACTGATGTGGCAAGGTGTTAGGAGTGTTACTACTCCCCTTAGCCTTAATGAATGTCAAGATGACCGAAAAGAAGCTGGAACCAAAGAGTTATTGCATGGTTTCCCAATAAAAAAAGTGACAATAGATGATGTGAAATAACTAGACTTCTGGATTACTCAAAAGCGTTTTAGTTTCCCAACGgtatcccttgggcttcttcaaatttgaaaagataACTTCCTTTCTCTATTTAGTTTCTGAAATTGCTGATCGTCTTTGTCTCACAATCTATACATACATTATATCTTTTGTTACAAACACGTCTGAAGATGTCCAGAAGTGTTGAAGGAATTGCAATTGGAATTGATCTTGGAACAACATATTCCTGTGTTGCTGCCTGGTTTGATAAGCACAATCGTGTAGACACCATTCCTAATGAACAAGGTAACAAGATTACTCCATCATGCGTCGCTTGGAATGGCACCGAACTCTTAGTAGGTGAAGGAGCTAAAAATCAAATCAGCAGGAACCCTAAAAACACTATTTTTGGTTAGTTATTTTGATCAAAACTTTATTCTAATTAATGATAACTTTTTAAACTACCATATATTTAATTTTCAGATGTTAAACGTTTAATGGGAAGAAGATTCAGTGAAAGTAGGCTGCAGGATGACATTAAGTCATGGCCTTTTAAGGTGGTCGAAGGGAGTGCAGATGAGCCATTTATTGTGTTAGAAAATGAGACTGAAAACATGAAATTTTCGCCTGAAGAAATATCCTCCATGATTCTAAAGAATTTGAAAGAGGCCGCTAAAGCATATCTTGGAACAACATGTACAGATGCAGTGATTACTGTTCCTGCATATTTTAGTGACAAACAAAGGCAAGCCACTAAGGAGGCTGGTACGCTAGCTGGCCTCAATGTCATGCGCTTGATTAGTGAGCCAACAGCAGCAGCAATTGCGTATGGAATAGATAAGAGTGCTGACAAGAATCGTCAAGATAAGAATGTTTTGGTCTTTGATTTGGGTGGAGGAACATTTGATGTGTCTCTTCTCAATATCTGCAAGGATGGCGCCATTAGTGTTAAAGCTGTGGGTGGCGACACTCATTTGGGTGGTGAAGATTTTGACAAGCTAATGGTGAATCATTGTgttcaagtattcaagaaaacacaaAAAAAGGACTTGAGTAAGAATGCAAGATCGATGATGAAG containing:
- the LOC111917853 gene encoding heat shock cognate 70 kDa protein, yielding MSRSVEGIAIGIDLGTTYSCVAAWFDKHNRVDTIPNEQGNKITPSCVAWNGTELLVGEGAKNQISRNPKNTIFDVKRLMGRRFSESRLQDDIKSWPFKVVEGSADEPFIVLENETENMKFSPEEISSMILKNLKEAAKAYLGTTCTDAVITVPAYFSDKQRQATKEAGTLAGLNVMRLISEPTAAAIAYGIDKSADKNRQDKNVLVFDLGGGTFDVSLLNICKDGAISVKAVGGDTHLGGEDFDKLMVNHCVQVFKKTQKKDLSKNARSMMKLKVACEKAKRDLSSTTLTAIEIDSLFEGIDFSMKFTRAKLEELNDAFFKKCIEHVENCLRDGNMEKKDIDDVVLVGGSTRIPKVQQMLMQFFESKPLCKSINADEAVAYGAAVLAANLHGNGNESVQSLILVDVTPLSLGIWADSDDTRGLMSVVIPRNTPIPTLKDGTYCTSADNQVSMRIDIYQGESRLAKENIILGSFKLHGIPPAPAMEQEVKVFFNIDANGILNVSAEVKSTGNTNSINIDVWKHV